One part of the Lycium ferocissimum isolate CSIRO_LF1 chromosome 8, AGI_CSIRO_Lferr_CH_V1, whole genome shotgun sequence genome encodes these proteins:
- the LOC132067315 gene encoding uncharacterized protein LOC132067315: MGKLICDSTTSSPVIPWRDPTLDSTVDHSSSPLTTTTTVDSTSWENVSSLEDQQKKHLIKIQSKGVLWKHPLDQNRSLVFRLSHGGEVESDGNCLFTACGKSIGLTKTVSYAKDLRKRSVKRFLEDLGCVSNEEKEMIENAIKNMYCPDMKCGWGIHVVQEMKMLAKKDDRENLDLAINELVQLGMQRELAAESIYKERCIAVDDGPSWAKYMSISGSPDDEYDIITLQYTEEGLLTVDENIDGHAAAFGDDIAIECLATEFKREIFVVQAHGSDAMVDEENCVFFLPHRPRCEICEPPFFLFMKGTGWCGAGADHYEPLIATPSPYVSQEKVALVL; the protein is encoded by the exons ATGGGAAAACTCATCTGTGactcaacaacatcatcaccaGTGATTCCATGGCGAGATCCAACCCTTGATTCCACCGTTGACCATTCATCTTCACCGTTGACCACCACCACAACCGTTGACTCCACCTCATGGGAAAACGTGTCATCTTTAGAAGACCAACAAAAAAAACACTTAATAAAAATCCAATCCAAAGGTGTGTTATGGAAACACCCATTAGATCAGAACCGTTCATTAGTTTTCCGTTTAAGTCACGGTGGTGAAGTGGAATCAGACGGTAACTGTTTATTTACTGCATGTGGTAAATCAATTGGGTTAACAAAAACGGTGTCGTATGCTAAAGATTTGAGGAAAAGGAGTGTAAAGAGATTCTTGGAAGATCTTGGATGTGTTAGTaatgaagagaaagaaatgATAGAAAATGCAATTAAGAATATGTATTGTCCAGATATGAAATGTGGTTGGGGTATACATGTTGTTCAAGAAATGAAAATGTTAGCTAAGAAAGATGATAGAGAGAATCTTGATTTGGCTATTAATGAACTTGTTCAGCTAGGGATGCAAAG AGAATTGGCTGCTGAGTCTATATACAAAGAGAGGTGCATAGCTGTGGATGATGGGCCAAGTTGGGCCAAGTACATGTCGATCTCTGGTTCACCTGATGACGAATATGATATCATCACTTTGCAGTATACTGAGGAAGGTTTATTAACTGTAGATGAGAATATTGATGGTCATGCGGCTGCATTTGGAGACGATATAGCTATTGAGTGCCTTGCAACTGAGTTTAAAAGAGAGATCTTTGTG GTGCAAGCTCATGGATCTGATGCAATGGTTGATGAAGaaaattgtgtcttctttctcCCGCATCGTCCAAGATGTGAAATATGCGAACcccctttcttccttttcatgAAAGGAACAG GTTGGTGTGGTGCTGGGGCTGATCATTATGAGCCTCTTATTGCTACTCCGTCACCTTATGTTTCCCAGGAGAAGGTAGCGTTGGTACTATAG